One genomic segment of Vulpes vulpes isolate BD-2025 chromosome 2, VulVul3, whole genome shotgun sequence includes these proteins:
- the CRYBA1 gene encoding beta-crystallin A3, protein MAQTNPMPGSVGPWKITIYDQENFQGKRMEFTSSCPNVSERSFDNVRSLKVECGAWIGYEHTSFCGQQFILERGEYPRWDAWSGSNAYHIERLMSFRPICSANHKESKITIFEKENFIGRQWEICDDYPSLQAMGWFNNEVGSMKIQCGAWVCYQYPGYRGYQYILECDHHGGDYKHWREWGSHAQTSQIQSIRRIQQ, encoded by the exons ATGGCTCAAACTAACCCCATGCCGGGGTCCGTGGGGCCATGGAAG ATAACCATCTATGATCAGGAGAATTTCCAGGGCAAGAGGATGGAGTTCACCAGCTCCTGCCCAAATGTCTCTGAGCGCAGTTTTGATAATGTCCGGTCTCTCAAGGTGGAATGCGGCGC CTGGATTGGTTATGAGCATACCAGCTTCTGTGGGCAACAGTTCATCTTGGAGAGAGGAGAGTACCCTCGCTGGGACGCCTGGAGCGGGAGTAACGCCTACCACATTGAGCGCCTCATGTCCTTCCGCCCCATCTGTTCAGCC AATCATAAGGAGTCTAAGATTACCATCTTTGAGAAGGAAAACTTCATTGGACGCCAATGGGAGATCTGTGATGACTATCCCTCCTTGCAAGCCATGGGTTGGTTCAACAATGAAGTTGGTTCCATGAAGATACAATGTGGGGC CTGGGTCTGCTACCAGTATCCTGGATATCGCGGGTATCAATATATCTTGGAATGTGACCATCATGGAGGAGACTATAAACACTGGAGAGAGTGGGGTTCTCATGCCCAGACTTCCCAGATTCAATCAATTCGCCGTATTCAACAGTAG